Below is a genomic region from Dechloromonas denitrificans.
AGGCGTCAATTGCCGCCCGGGTTTCGGCGAAATCCTTGTATTTGCCGGTACCGACCAGCAAACGCGAGCGGTACGCCTTACCGGCGATAGTCAATTGGTGCATGAGCGTGGAGTCCTGTCGTAAATATTCCGGATCGAGTCACTGCGACACCAGAACGATGGCCCCCGATCCCGCAGCCTCGTTCCTCGGCATGCTTCAGCCGCCGCCGACGGCGACGACGATTTCAAGCCGGTCGCCGGTACACAACTGGGTTGCCGGATGCTGGCTTTTCGGAACGATTTCGCCGTTGCGTTCGACAGCGATCCGCTTGCCGGTGTAACCCAGCAGGTCGACCAGCGCAGCGACGGTCAGGGTATCGGGGAACTGGCGGCTGACGCCATTCAGGGTAAGTTCTAGCATCCGGCTATTTTAGCCGAAGCAAAGACCGGACGCCGCGCCGTCGAACAGACTTCAGCGCGGCGTGCGTCCATCGACCTGGGCAAATTGCAGGAAGTCAGCCGGGGCCAGCGGCCGGCTGTAGTAATAGCCTTGAATCTCGTTGCAGCCGGCGCGCCGGATGAAGTCGAGCTGTTCGGCCGTTTCGACACCTTCGGCAATGGCCCGCATGTTAAGCGACTGGGCGATGCTGATCACGGCACGCGACATCGCCGCACTTTCTTCATTGACGCAGGCATCGGCAATGAAGCTACGGTCGATTTTCAGCTTGTCGACGCGGAAACGCTTGAGATAGGCAAGGCTGGAGTAACCGGTGCCGAAATCATCGATGGCGACCGTGGCGCCGATTCCCTTGAGCGCACCGATCACATCCTGAACCAGAATGCTGTCGTCGATCAGCGTCGATTCAGTCAGTTCGATCTGGATCAGTTCCGGTGAAATCCCGGCCTGACGCGCCGCGCGCTGTACCGCATCAACCAGATCGGCACGGTAAATCTGCACCCCGGAGACGTTGACCGCGATACGGCAATCCAGCCCGGCATCGCGCCAGCGCCGCGCCTGTTCGCAAGCCTGGTTGATGACCCATTCGCCAAGCGGCAGGATCAAGCCGATTTCTTCAGCCACCGGAATGAACTCAACCGGCGATACGGCGGGCCCGCCTTGCGGGTTCCAGCGCAACAAGGCTTCGGCACCGAAAACCCGACCCGAGTCGGCATAAATCTGCGGCTGGTAAACCAGATTGAATTCGTTGCCACCCAGCGCCCGCCGCAGGCTGTTGGCGAGGTTCATCCGGCGCTTGGCCTGCTCGTCCATCTGCGGCAGGAAGAAGCTGTAGGTGCCGCGCGCCTGTTCTTTCGAGGCATACATCGCGGTATCGGCTTTTTGCATCAGCAAATCGAAGTCATCGCCATCCTGCGGCCCGATGACAATGCCGAGCGAAGCCGAGGTATTCAGCGTGTGTTCGCCGATCTGGAAAGGCTGGGCGAGACTGGCAATGACCTTTTCAGCAATCCGGGCAGCGATTTCCCGCCCTTCGATGTCGCCCAGAATCAGGATGAACTCATCGCCCCCCAGACGGCTCAAGGTATCGCATTCGCGCAGGCAACTGCGCAGGCGCTTGACCACGGCAATCAGCAAATTGTCGCCGACGCGGTGGCCGAGCGAATCATTGATCCGCTTGAAGTGATCGAGATCGAGGAACATGAAGGCGATGCTGCGCCCCGAACGCCGCGCCTGCGCCATGATCTGGTTGAATCGCTCGCGCAGCAGAACACGGTTGGGCAGGCTGGTCAGCGGGTCATGGTGCGCCAGATACTGGATGCGCTCCTGCGCCGCCTTGCGTTCCGTAATATCGGAAAAACAGCCGATGTAATTGATCACTTCGCCGACGGCGTCGCGTACCACCGTAATCGACAGCCATTTCGGGTAAACCTGTCCGTTCCGGCGCCGATCCCAGACCTCGCCCTCCCACACGCCGCGCTCGACCACTGCCGCCCACATCGCGGCATAAAATGCGGGATCGTGGCGCCCGGACTTGAGGATACGCGGCGTCTGCCCCAGGACTTCGTCCCGCTCATAACCGGTAATCTGGGTAAAAGCCCGATTGATGTTGACGATCACCCCGGAGCGGTCGGTAATCATCAAGGCTTCCGAGCTGTGCGCAAAGACCCGCTCGGCCAGATGCAACTCGGCTTCCTGCTGGTGCTTGGTCGTTACATCGGTGTAAACCCAGATCGAGCCTTCCGTCACATTTCCCCGGTCCAGCGGGCGACCGGTGAGCATGATCCAGACCGGTGAGCCGTCGCGCCGGCGCATTTCGTACTCGCTCTGGGCCGCGCCCTTGCTTTCCAGGTCGGCGTACATCTCGTTGCCGATTTTCTCGTATTGCGCATCGGAGTCATAAAACGGCCGGGTCAGCCCACCTTCGAGCTGGCCGGGATCGTCATACAGGAACATCTCGGCGAGGCGCTGGTTACAACTGATGATCCGGCGCTGGCGGACCCAGACGATCCCGACATGCGCATTGTCGAAAATGAGGCGCTGCTCTTCGAGCAAACGCATGATCCGCGCTTCGTCATTCTTGCGTGCCGTGATGTCGGTATAGGACGAGATGAACCCGCCATCCGGCAAGGGCGATCCCTTGATTTCAAGCACCGTCCCGTCGGGCCGGACGCGCTCGAAACAGTGAGCCTTCGCACTGCGCGCCCGGACCAGCGCTTCGGCGACATAGGCCTCGATATCGACCGGACCGTACTCGCCGCGCCGGGCATTGAAGCGGATGTAGTCTTCGAGCGGCGTCGGGCCATCAAGCAAGGTCTCGGGAAAGTCCAGAATCCGGCGAAACTGCTGGTTGTGCTTGATCAGACGAAGATCGCTGTCAGTCACGGAAATGGCACTGGGAAAGTGCTCGATCATCGCATTCAGGATCTGGTGCTCGCGGCGCAAGGCTTCATCGGCCCGGCGCTGGGCCGAAATATCCTGCAGCGTTTCGATCGCACCAACCACCTCGCCGGCCATGTTGCGCAACGGTGCCGCCGTGAAGTACAGCCAGGTTCCGGCCGGCCCCATGTGCGGGAAAAAATCTTCCGCCTCGTAGGAGCCGGGAATGATGGTCGAACGACGGAATTTGTTGCTGTAATAGGCGCCGACGCCGGACTCGAGCTCGCCGGAGACGACCAGATCGGCCATCACCGGGCGGGCAGCCGGGTAAAACGGCTTCCATTGATCGGTAGTTCCCAGCATCTGGCCGGCAGAGTAGCCCAGCACGAACTCGCAAGCGCGGTTCCAGTGCGTCACGCAGTGATCCAGATTGATCACGAACGTTGGCACCGGCGAGCCATCGAGAATCTCGTCGAGCTGTTTCAGGTCGATCCCGAGATCGGCCGAATGCCCGCTTGCAGTTGTCACCTTCGTCTCCGTACCTGTGGCATCCGCCGGGCAAGCGCACGCCCGGCCCGAGCAATCTTAATTATTACTTTTGTTATATACGGAATATTACCCGCTTGCCAGCCGGAATCCTAGAGCGGCAACCCTCGGGGTTTGCGGGGCGCACTGGCAAACAAGCGGTCGTAAAGAAAGTTCGGCAACAAGCGCAGCACTTTGGCGACGATGCCCATCTGCCACGGGATGACCGTATAGCTGACGCCGCGCTCGACGGCACGGGCAAAACGCTCGGCGGCCTTGTCGGCCGGCAGCAAAAACGGCATTTTGTAGGGGTTGACCGCAGTCATCGGCGTTGCGATATAGCCGGGCGCAATCGTCACGACCTTGATACCGTAAGGCCGCATTTCAAGACGCAGGCTTTCGAGATAAGCAATCGCCGCGGCCTTTGATGCCGAATAGGCTTCGGCCCCGGGCAAACCGCGAATACCGGCCACCGAAGCAATCCCGACCAGGCGCCGCTCGCCGCCAGCGGCCTTGATTGCCGGGATGAAAGGCGCAAAAGTCGCGGCCAGCCCGAACACATTGATTTCCATGACCCGGCGGAAAACCGCCAGGTCTTCCTCGCACTCGGTCAGCGTACCGGCCGAAACGCCGGCACTGGCAATGACAATATCCGGCGCACCGAAACGGGCAATGAAATCATTCGCAGCCGCATGCAATGCCGGCGCATCGGCAACATCGAGCGCATAACAGGCATGCTGCCCGCCCAAGCGCTGATTGAGATCAGCAAGCACCTCGGCCCGCCGGGCCATCAGCCCCAATTGCGCGCCTTGTGCGGCATAGTAAACGGCAAGCGCCTCGCCGATACCCGACGAGGCGCCCGTAATGACGACCTTGAGACGGCTCAATTATTTTTTGCCGGATTTCTCGCTGCGAACCTTGGCGATCAGCTTGTCGGAAATCTGCAGCGTTTCGGTGAAATCCTTGCCGCCAACCAGATACTTGCCTTCGACAGCCAGCGCCGGCACGCCCTGAATCTTGTAAGCCTGGGCCATCTGGTCACCACGCTTGACCTTGCTCATGACACCGAAGGAATTGAAGGTTTCGGCAAACTTCTTCGGATCGACGCCTTTCTTGACGACCCATTCGGCCAGCGCCTTTTCTTCAAAAAGATTGATCCGTTCGGCATGAATGGCCTTGAAGACATCGCCATCCAGCTTGGCCAGATCGCCGGTGATTTCCAGGGTGTAATAAAGCTTGGCGATATTCGCCCAGGCACCACGCCCGAAAGTGATCGGGACGCGCTTGACGACCACGTCGGATGGCAGCTTGCCGATCCACGACGACAGTTGCGGATGGAAATCGCTGCAGTGCGGGCAGCCGTAGCTGAAAAACTCCAGCACTTCGATCTTGCCGGCATCCTCAGTCGGCTGGACTGGCGTGATCGCCGTGTAATCCTTGCCAGCGCTCTGGGCCTGCGCAGGCAATGCGACGGTCAACGCGGCGCCAAGGGCAAAAATGGCGGCAACAAAACTGCGACGGGCAAACTTCACGGCTTACTCCTTGTTCTTGGCTAATTGGGCATCGATACCGGCTTTGGCCAGTTCGGCGCGGGTTTTGTTCAATTCATCGATCTTGGTATAAGGACCGACCCGTACCCGGTACAGCGTCTTGTCCTGAATCATCACCTGCTGGATGACGGCTTCCACTCCCATAAACGCAAGCTTGGCCTTTTGGTTGTCCGCATCCTGCGCCGTGCTGAAAGAACCGGCCTGCAGGAAAAGCGGTGTCTTGCTTTCCTTGGACTCTTCCTTCTTCGGCTCTTCCTTCTTTTCGTCTTTTTTAGGCTCGTCTTTCCGCGCTTCCGGCTTGCCGGCCTTGTCCGGCACGGCATCGGCCTTGCCTGGCAGGATATCGTAGAACTGGAAACGCTTCTCCGGCACCGGATCACCCGGCTTGCCCGGCAAGGCGACCGGTTGGGCCGGCTGGGTGGCCGGAGCATTCGCTGCCGGCTTGCCGTTGGCCGGCGCGGCATCGGGCTTGGCCGATGCCTGAACCTGCTTGTTGAACGGCAACGGCGCCTTGTTCATGTACCAGACAACCCCGGCCGCGACACCGACGCCGAGGACAAGACCGATGAACATGCCGATCAGCGTACCGCCGCCCGATTTCTTTTTCGCCGGTTGATTCCTGCGCGGTTTCATATCGCGGGTCATGAGTTTTCCTTACATCGATTCCGGGCAGCTGACGCCCAGAATGGCCAGACCGTTGCGAATTACCTGACGCACGGCAGCCGCCAGGGCGATACGGGCTTCACGCAGTTCAGCATCATCGACCAGCATGCGTTCGGCGTTGTACCAGCCGTGGAATTCACCGGCCAGGTCTTTCAGGTAGAAAGCGATCAGGTGCGGCGCCAGATCGCGCGCGGCGGTTTCGATGATTTCGCGGAACTGGGCCAGCTGATTGGCAATCGCCAGTTCACGCGGGCTTTCCAGGCGGGCCAGCGGGGCTTCTGGCAGGCTGTCGAGATCACCCGACCACTGGTTGATCACCGAGCAAATACGGGCGTGGGCGTACTGGATGTAATAGACCGGATTTTCGTTGGTCTGGCTTTTGGCCAGATCGAGGTCGAAATCGAGGTGCTGATCCGACTTGCGCAGGGCGTAGAAGAAACGGCAGGCATCGTTGCCGACTTCCTTGCGCAACTCGCGCAGCGTGACGAACTCGCCCGAGCGGGTCGACATCGAGGCTTTCTGGCCATTGCGATAGAGCACGGCGAACTGGACCAGCGCCACCTGCAGTTTGTCCGAATCGAGTTCCAGTGCCTTGATCGCACCGGTCACACGCGGGATGTAGCCGTGGTGATCGGCGCCCCAGATGTTGATCACCTTGTCGAAACCGCGCTCGAACTTGTTCAGGTGGTAGGCGATGTCGGAAGCGAAATAGGTGTAGAGACCGTTTTCGCGCTGGACGACACGATCCTTCTCGTCGCCGAAAGCCGTCGACTTGAACCAGCGGGCGCCGTTCTGGACGTAGAGATGCCCCTTCTTTTCCAGCAAGTCGACGCAGCGGGCAACCAGCCCGGTGTCGTACAAGGCTTTTTCGGAGTACCAGACCTCGAATTCAACGCCGAATTCCTTCAGGTCGTCACGGCAATCGGCCAACTGCTCGTTGAGTGCATGCTGATGGACGTATTCCCAATCCGGACCGAGCAATTCCTTGGCCTTGGCGATCAAGGCATCGAGATGCAGTTCGCGCTGCTGCTTGGCCTCGTCATCGGCCCGACCGGCTTCCGGCAAGCCCGGCGTACCGGCCTGAACGGCCTCTGCGCTGCGCAGGTATTTGTCACCGTGAGCATGCTTGAGCTGGGCCGCCATGTCGCGCACATAAGCACCCTGGTAGGCGTTCGGCGGAAAAGGAACGACCGCGTCATGTTGTTCGAGGTAACGCAACCAGGTCGACAGGCCGAGAATATCCATCTGGCGCCCGGCGTCATTGACGTAATACTCGCGGGTCACATCCCAGCCGGCAAACGTCAGCAGGCTGGAAAGCGAAGCGCCGTAGGCGGCGCCGCGACCATGCCCGACGTGCAGCGGCCCGGTCGGATTGGCCGAAACGAACTCGACCTGGACCTTCTGCCAGCCGCCCTGCGTCGAACGGCCATAATTGGCGCCATCAACCAGTACGGCGCTGACCACGCCGAGCTTGGCCCGCGGATCGAGCGTGAAATTGATGAAGCCGGCACCGGCGACATCGGCCTTGATGACCAGCTTTGAAGGCGGCAAGGCAGCCAGCAGCTGGTTGGCGATTTCGCGCGGATTCTTCTTCAGCGCCTTGGCCAGTTGCATGGCCAGATTGGTCGCGAAATCGCCGTGCGTCGGATCGCGCGGACGTTCGAGATGAATCGGAGTTTCGGTTGCGGTTGGAGCAACGCTGGCAAGCGCCTGTTGCAACAAGGTGGTCAGCTGGGATTTGACGTCGTGGGCCATTGATTCGCGGCTAAAAAAGCAAAACGCCGATTATACGCTGCCCGAGCCTAGTTATTGGGCAGTGCAACAATTGCCGACCAGGCCGCCAGCTTCTCGGCATAAGTCAGCGCGGCATGGGCCGGGCTGGTCGAAGGCAAACGCTGCAATACGAAGCGCCCTTCTTCCAGACCGGGCAGGACATGCCGCCGAAAATTTGTCTCAGCCGCCGCGCCATTGAAGAAAATGACCCGAATATCGCGGTAGACCGCGAAAAACGACTGAAAATCATTGACCCTGACGGTTGCCGAAACAATATCCGCATCAAGGCTGCTCTCGCGTTCACAGGCCGCAATCACATCCCACACGGCAATGCCCGCCCCAGCCAATCGGTGCAGGCGCTCGGCATAGGGGCGATCCGGGCCGGCATCAAGCAAATCGCCCATGATCCGCCAGAAACTGTTGCGCTCGTGTGCGTAGTAACGCGCCGCAGCCAGCGACGCCTTTCCCGGCATACTGCCCAGAATGAGGGCGCGCGCCCCCGGTGCGACAAGCGGAGGAAAACCGGCCAGCAAGGACATGGCCGACGGACTAACCGCCGAGAACCCGGTTCTTGCCTGAGCGCTTGGCGAGATACATCGCCTGATCGGCGCGGCGGATTGCTTCCTTGCCGGTCTCGTCCGTTGCCAGCTGGGCTACGCCGGCGCTGAAGGTAATCAGCAGCTTTTCCTTGCCCGACATGAACAGGTTGCGAGTCAGTTCGCGCTGCAGGCGAACCATCGTTTCAATTCCCAGCTCAAGCGGCGTATCGGGCATCAGGATGACGAATTCCTCGCCACCATAACGTGCCAGCGTATCGGTCGAGCGCATGCACTTGCGCGCCAGATCGGCCAGATAAACCAGCGCCTGATCGCCGACGGCATGCCCGAGGCTGTCATTCAGGCGCTTGAAATTGTCGATATCGAGCAGGCACACCGCAAGCGGCGTTTCCTTGCGGCGAACGCTGGCGATCTCCCGTTCGAGCGCCTCGTCGAGGCCTTTGCGGTTCAAGGCATCGGTCAGCGGGTCGTGGCGCGCCATCGCACTGGCACTATCCAGTTCAAGATGCAGCTGGACAAGTTCGGCCTCGGTCGCCAGCACCTTGTCCTGCAAGCCCTTCAATTGATCGCGGGCCTGCGCGGTGTCCTCGGCCATGTTGCGCGTCGCCGCGATCACCTCGCGCAGCAAGGGAGCCAGCTCCTCGATCCGCGTCACTTTTTCGATGCGCTCGGCGCTCTCTTCAAGACGCCCCTGGAAGGTACCGCTCGACTCATTCATGGTGGACAAGCGCTCGATGAAGGCGGCCAGCATCTGGCGCAACTCTTCCTGGGCAACCACCGTCCGGTTCTTGGCTTCGCTCTGCTTGGCCATCACGTCGCGCAGACGGCGTCCCATGTCATCGAGATGGCGCAGCGTCAGCGGCGGAGCAACCGCGGCCAGCAAACCATCGACCTGCCCCTTGAGCCAGCTGTCGTCGAGCACCAGTTCGCCGATGTTTTCGATGATCAAATGCAGCAGATTGAGCAAGGCATCACGAATCTCGACCTGCTCTTCGGCGGCAAAGGAAATCTGATGACTGAAACTGGCCAGCTTGTCCTGAACGCACGGCAAATCAAGCTCGGGCTGGCGCAAGGCGGCGAGAAAGTCGCTGGCCATTTCCGGAATGCGCGGATTGTCGTCCCCCAGCGCCGGCAAAACGCCCTCGACAAGACGAGCCAGCTTGGCAGTGAAATCCTTGGGTAAGGCCAAGGCCGGCGACGGGTTCTGGACAAAAATTGTCCCGGCCTCCTTGCCTGGGCCACCCGCAGCATTGGTAAATGCAATCAGCGCTTCCTGCACGCCGTGCCAGCTGCGCCGACCGATTTCGGCATCAAGCACGGCCAGCGTTTTCTCCTGCGCCTCGTTTCTCGCCACCAGCGCCGCGGCCAGCTGGCGCAGCGAAGGCTCGGGGAAGGGCGCCACATTCGGCAAATTGGCGATTTCGTTGTAGCACGCCTGATAGTTGGCCGGCGTCGGTGCGAGCTGACGGGCTGCCAGGCGCTTCAAAGCTTCCCGGGCAATTTCAGACGGATTTTTGAGTTCGCTCATGAACTGAGGTGAATTCTTGGCTCGACCACGATAGACAGACGGGAAAATGCCGCCTGACGGGGCATCCAGACGAATCGCTGCATGCCGCCAGTTTATCCCAAACAGAAAAAAGCCGGCTTGCAATATTGCGACCGTCGATCTTTGAGCCCCGGAATCGACAAACCGCCACGGCGCAGCGGCCAAGTGCGTGTTAACATGCTCGTTTATCGTTGCCGCCCGAGTTCCGGGCGTACTCGCTACCCATGCGCCTTTTCCGCCTGCTCAAGATCGCCTCTGTCGCCAGCCGCTTCGGCCTGGATGAAATGGTGCTCGAACACGAGCCAAGCGGCCGACTGGTTCGCCTCGCCAATCGCCTGCAATTCTGGCGCGACCTGTCACTGCCCCGGGCGGTTCGCCTGCGCCTTGCCCTGGAAGCGCTCGGTCCGATTTTCGTCAAATTCGGCCAGGTATTGTCCACCCGGCGCGACCTGATGCCGGCCGACATCGCCGACGAACTGGCCAAGCTGCAGGACCGCGTTCCACCGTTTGACTCGCAACTCGCCCTGGCCGAGATCGAAAAAGCCTACGGCCGCACAGCCAGCGAAGTTTTTGCCGAATTCGACGCCACGCCAGTGGCTTCAGCGTCGATTGCCCAGGTTCATTTTGCGAAGTTGCGCGACGAAGATGGCGGCCATGAAGTGGCCGTCAAGATCCTGCGGCCAAACATGCTGGCGGTCATCGAGCACGATCTGGCGCTGATGGACAATCTGGCCATGCTGCTCGAAAAGCTGTGGTCGGATGGCAAGCGGCTCAAGCCACGCGAAGTGGTCGCCGAATTCGCCAAATACCTGCGCGACGAACTCGACCTGATGCGCGAAGCAGCCAACGCGTCGCAACTGCGCCGTAATTTCACCGATTCGACGCTGCTCATCGTGCCCGAGGTTCACTGGGACTTTTGCACGTCGACCGTGATGGTCATGGAACGCATGAAGGGCACGCCGATTTCGCAGATCGACAAACTGCGCAACGACGGCATCGATCTTTCCAAGCTGTCGGCGGCCGGGGTTGAAATCTTTTTCACCCAGGTTTTCCGCGACGGTTTCTTTCACGCCGACATGCACCCCGGCAACATCTTCGTGCATGCCGACGGCCGCTACATTGCACTCGATTTCGGGATTGTCGGCACACTGACCGACAGCGACAAGAATTACCTGGCGCAGAACTTCCTCGCTTTCTTCCGCCGCGACTACAAACGCGTCGCCGAAGCCCATATCGAATCCGGCTGGGCACCGAAAGACACCCGCGTCGATGAATTCGAGGCCGCCATCCGCGCCGTCTGCGAGCCAATTTTCGACCGCCCGCTGAAGGATATTTCCTTTGGCAAGATCCTGCTCCGGCTGTTCCAGACCTCGCGCCGCTTCAATGTCGAGATTCAGCCACAACTCGTCATGCTGCAAAAAACACTGCTCAATATCGAAGGCCTGGGTCGCCAACTCGATCCGGAACTTGATCTCTGGAAAACCGCCAAGCCATTCCTCGAACGCTGGATGAGCGAACAAATTGGCTGGCGCGGTCTGGTCAAGTCGTTCAAGCAGGAAGCGCCTTATCTGGCGCGCACCATTCCGCAACTGCCCCGCCTCGTACATCAGGCCCTGGCCCAGCCGGCCAAAACCGACCTTCAACCCCAGATGGAGCGACTGATCGCCGCCCAGCAGCAGCAAAATCGCTGGCTGGCCATCATTGCGCTACTGCTCGCCCTGATCATCAGCGCGCAACTCAGCTGATCGACCATGACCACAGTTACACTTGCCACGTTTACCGAAAGCGAAGTCCTCGGCTGGTTTGCCGCCCGGGATATCACCAAGGCCCGTCCTTACGTCGACCTGGTGCACGACCTGGAAATCACCAGCAGCCAGATCAAGGCCGCCGTTCCCGGCTCGGCTGCCGCTCCTTACATTGCCCAGGCGATGCTGAGCCAGGGCCAAAGTGGCGAAATGATGTTGATGAGCCGCTGCACCTGCAGCGCCGGACGTCATTGCAAGCACGTTGCCGCCATGCTGCTCAAGGTCGTCGCCGAACGCGCTCCGAAGGAAGGCAGCCCGGCCGCACCGAGCAGCATGCTTTCCTGGGCCGACGATCTGCGCCGGACCTCGATTGCCGTGGCCAAGAAAAAAGCCCGGCCGGCCGGTGCCCGGCAGCAACTGTTCTACATCATCAAGTGGACGGCCGACCGCCGCCAGTTCGGCGTTGAAATCCGCAAGGGCAAATTTCCAGAAAGCGCCGAAGAATGGTGGAAGGTCGACCGCGCCATTGCCACGCCGCCACAATTCGTTACCGAAGACGACCTCGGCATCCTGCGCCTGATCTGGGCTGAACGCGGCCACGAAACCGGCCTGCGCGCCTTTGGCATCGGCCCGAAAAACGGGGCCGAAATCCTGCAACGCATGGTGGCCAGCCACCGCCTTTATCCCGAAGACGACCTCGGCCTGCCTCTGCAGGCGGGAGCGCTTCGCCCGGCCAGCATCGGCTGGCAACTCGACAATCAGGGTTTCCAGCGGCCATACCTCAAGCCGGAACCATCGGCCGAGATGATTATCGCGGTCGACCCGCCCTGGTACCTTGATTTGGCTGAAGGTGAAATCGGGCCGCTCAAGGTGGCCGGCAATCCGAGCGTGATCAACCGCCTGTTTTCGCTGCCGCCCTTGTCGGCCAAGGAAGCCGCCCAGGTAGCCGAGGCATTGAGCGAACTGGCTCCGGTCCTGCCGCCCCCCGGCGACGATGCCAGCGCCCGCCTGCGCCTGGTCGATGCGCCGCTGATTCCTATCCTTCAGCTCGACACGCTGCACACGCACGGCCAGCGCGCCTGGCGCGACTATCCGGCCAGCCACAACGACGGCCTGTTCGACATTGCCAAGATCGTCTTCCGCTACGCCGACGCCGACATCCGGCCGGAAGAGCGCAACGAATTCATCACCCTGCCGGAAGGCGAGACGATTCGCCTCAAGCGCCGCCCCGAAGCCGAGGCCAAGGCACTCGAAGCGCTGGCCACGACCAGCCTGCAGAAAATCCCCGGCAATACGCTGTACACCTTCGGCAGCCCGCCGGAAGGCATTTATGGCCTGCCGCACGAAAGCAGCTGGCAAGGCTTCATGCAGGAAGTCACGCAACAGTTGAAGGAAGCCGGCTGGCAGATCGAATTCCCGGAAGATTTCCGCCATCACGTCGTCGAAGTCGAAGGCTGGGAAGCCGACCTGGTCGAATCCGACAACGGCTGGTTCAATCTCGACATGGGGATCATCGTCGAAGGTGAGCGCCTGCCGCTCGCTCCGCTGCTCGCCGGCCTGTTCCGGCGCGACCCGCGCTGGCTGGAGGCGACCGAACTGGAACGCATCCCCGACAGCGAAGGCATCGAACTGCACACCTCGCGCGGCAAGCGACTGCGCGTTCCGGCCGGCCGCATCAAGCCGCTGGCTTCGACGCTGATCGACCTGTTCGACGGCTTTTCCGGTGGCGAAACACTGCGCCTGTCGCGCTTCGATGCGCCCCGCCTGGCCGAGTTGAACGACGTCAGCCGCT
It encodes:
- a CDS encoding SPOR domain-containing protein, producing the protein MTRDMKPRRNQPAKKKSGGGTLIGMFIGLVLGVGVAAGVVWYMNKAPLPFNKQVQASAKPDAAPANGKPAANAPATQPAQPVALPGKPGDPVPEKRFQFYDILPGKADAVPDKAGKPEARKDEPKKDEKKEEPKKEESKESKTPLFLQAGSFSTAQDADNQKAKLAFMGVEAVIQQVMIQDKTLYRVRVGPYTKIDELNKTRAELAKAGIDAQLAKNKE
- a CDS encoding thiol:disulfide interchange protein DsbA/DsbL, with the protein product MKFARRSFVAAIFALGAALTVALPAQAQSAGKDYTAITPVQPTEDAGKIEVLEFFSYGCPHCSDFHPQLSSWIGKLPSDVVVKRVPITFGRGAWANIAKLYYTLEITGDLAKLDGDVFKAIHAERINLFEEKALAEWVVKKGVDPKKFAETFNSFGVMSKVKRGDQMAQAYKIQGVPALAVEGKYLVGGKDFTETLQISDKLIAKVRSEKSGKK
- a CDS encoding SDR family oxidoreductase; its protein translation is MSRLKVVITGASSGIGEALAVYYAAQGAQLGLMARRAEVLADLNQRLGGQHACYALDVADAPALHAAANDFIARFGAPDIVIASAGVSAGTLTECEEDLAVFRRVMEINVFGLAATFAPFIPAIKAAGGERRLVGIASVAGIRGLPGAEAYSASKAAAIAYLESLRLEMRPYGIKVVTIAPGYIATPMTAVNPYKMPFLLPADKAAERFARAVERGVSYTVIPWQMGIVAKVLRLLPNFLYDRLFASAPRKPRGLPL
- the thiS gene encoding sulfur carrier protein ThiS; translated protein: MLELTLNGVSRQFPDTLTVAALVDLLGYTGKRIAVERNGEIVPKSQHPATQLCTGDRLEIVVAVGGG
- a CDS encoding EAL domain-containing protein: MTTASGHSADLGIDLKQLDEILDGSPVPTFVINLDHCVTHWNRACEFVLGYSAGQMLGTTDQWKPFYPAARPVMADLVVSGELESGVGAYYSNKFRRSTIIPGSYEAEDFFPHMGPAGTWLYFTAAPLRNMAGEVVGAIETLQDISAQRRADEALRREHQILNAMIEHFPSAISVTDSDLRLIKHNQQFRRILDFPETLLDGPTPLEDYIRFNARRGEYGPVDIEAYVAEALVRARSAKAHCFERVRPDGTVLEIKGSPLPDGGFISSYTDITARKNDEARIMRLLEEQRLIFDNAHVGIVWVRQRRIISCNQRLAEMFLYDDPGQLEGGLTRPFYDSDAQYEKIGNEMYADLESKGAAQSEYEMRRRDGSPVWIMLTGRPLDRGNVTEGSIWVYTDVTTKHQQEAELHLAERVFAHSSEALMITDRSGVIVNINRAFTQITGYERDEVLGQTPRILKSGRHDPAFYAAMWAAVVERGVWEGEVWDRRRNGQVYPKWLSITVVRDAVGEVINYIGCFSDITERKAAQERIQYLAHHDPLTSLPNRVLLRERFNQIMAQARRSGRSIAFMFLDLDHFKRINDSLGHRVGDNLLIAVVKRLRSCLRECDTLSRLGGDEFILILGDIEGREIAARIAEKVIASLAQPFQIGEHTLNTSASLGIVIGPQDGDDFDLLMQKADTAMYASKEQARGTYSFFLPQMDEQAKRRMNLANSLRRALGGNEFNLVYQPQIYADSGRVFGAEALLRWNPQGGPAVSPVEFIPVAEEIGLILPLGEWVINQACEQARRWRDAGLDCRIAVNVSGVQIYRADLVDAVQRAARQAGISPELIQIELTESTLIDDSILVQDVIGALKGIGATVAIDDFGTGYSSLAYLKRFRVDKLKIDRSFIADACVNEESAAMSRAVISIAQSLNMRAIAEGVETAEQLDFIRRAGCNEIQGYYYSRPLAPADFLQFAQVDGRTPR
- a CDS encoding DNA-deoxyinosine glycosylase: MSLLAGFPPLVAPGARALILGSMPGKASLAAARYYAHERNSFWRIMGDLLDAGPDRPYAERLHRLAGAGIAVWDVIAACERESSLDADIVSATVRVNDFQSFFAVYRDIRVIFFNGAAAETNFRRHVLPGLEEGRFVLQRLPSTSPAHAALTYAEKLAAWSAIVALPNN
- the argS gene encoding arginine--tRNA ligase, with protein sequence MAHDVKSQLTTLLQQALASVAPTATETPIHLERPRDPTHGDFATNLAMQLAKALKKNPREIANQLLAALPPSKLVIKADVAGAGFINFTLDPRAKLGVVSAVLVDGANYGRSTQGGWQKVQVEFVSANPTGPLHVGHGRGAAYGASLSSLLTFAGWDVTREYYVNDAGRQMDILGLSTWLRYLEQHDAVVPFPPNAYQGAYVRDMAAQLKHAHGDKYLRSAEAVQAGTPGLPEAGRADDEAKQQRELHLDALIAKAKELLGPDWEYVHQHALNEQLADCRDDLKEFGVEFEVWYSEKALYDTGLVARCVDLLEKKGHLYVQNGARWFKSTAFGDEKDRVVQRENGLYTYFASDIAYHLNKFERGFDKVINIWGADHHGYIPRVTGAIKALELDSDKLQVALVQFAVLYRNGQKASMSTRSGEFVTLRELRKEVGNDACRFFYALRKSDQHLDFDLDLAKSQTNENPVYYIQYAHARICSVINQWSGDLDSLPEAPLARLESPRELAIANQLAQFREIIETAARDLAPHLIAFYLKDLAGEFHGWYNAERMLVDDAELREARIALAAAVRQVIRNGLAILGVSCPESM